The Candidatus Krumholzibacteriia bacterium genome contains the following window.
CTGCGGCGCGCCGTGGGCCATGGCAGCCGTTGCTGCAGGCTGCCGGGTTCGAAGCGCAGCACATGAGGGCGGTGGAGCCCTCGTGGACACCGCCGGTTTTTGCCGATGAACGCGCCGCCTGGATCGGCAGCTACCCCGAGGCCCCGGAGACGGCGATTCGTGTCGAGGCCGCGTCCTATCAGGGCCGGCCAGTCTCCTTCCGGATCATCGAGCCCTGGAACCGTCCCGCCGTGGCGCCCCCGCTGCACCGAAGCTTCTGGAAACGGGCGTCGGAACAGGTCGAAACGGGTTGGTTCCTGGTGGTCATGCTGGGTGCTTCCTTCGTGGCGTGGCGCAACGTCCGACTCGGACGCGGCGACCGCAAGGGCGCCTTGAGGCTCGCCCTGTATCTGGGCGCCCTGCGGTTGCTTTGGATGTTCGGCCAGCACCACCTCCCGTCGCAGGACGAGTTGACGATCTTCATGGCGAATCTGGCCTGGGCTTGCTACCGCATCTGCGTGGTGTGGGTCTTCTACCTGGCCTTCGAGCCTTACGCGCGCCGACTGTGGCCGCACATGATGGTGTCCTGGGTGAGGTTGCTCAAGGGTCGCTGGCGCGATCCTCTCGTCGGACGTGACCTGATGGTGGGTTTGTTGTTCGGCCTCACGTTCGCTCTGGTCGTTCGCGGTTCCATACTTCTTCCTGGAGCGCTCGGAGGGCGCATCGCAGCTCCCGAGCATGAGATCTGGACCTCCGAGGCGCTGCGCGGAACCCGCTTCGTCCTCTCGTCCATGGCCGGGCTGCACACCCAGGCGGTCCTTTCCACCTTCACCGGGATCCTGTTCCTGCTCGTCCTGAAGCTCCTCGTGCGCAAGACCCGGCTCGCCTGCGTCCTCTTCGTGGGCCTCGCCGTCGTGATGTTCAATCCCAATACGGGGGAGCCCATCGCCTTCGTCGCGAGCATGTTGGTCATCTGCGTGCTGTTCTTCCTCGTGCTGTTCCGCTTCGGCTTCCTGCCCATCATGCTGGGGTTCACCGTGAGCGATCTCGTCCGCGCCATGCCGCTCACCTTCGACCTCTCGGCCTGGTACGCGCAGGCGAGCTTGTTCCCCATCTTGCTCCTGGTGGGATTGGCGCTGTACGGAATGCGCGCCGCCATCGCCGGGCAATCTCTCTTCCACGATCCCGTCTTCGACGCGCGCGCCGTGGCGAAACCGTAGGGGCCGGAGCCCGAAAAGAGCCGGAGGCGCCGCCTCGCTCCCGTCGCTTGCCTCGGTTCGAGGGAGGGGCTAGAGTCCGGGCCACCGAGCCCATCGCCGTCGCGGCGGCGCCTGGCGGGCGCGCCGCCCGACGAGGTGCAGCACGCTCGAAGAAGCGGCTTCCCCAACCGGAGTGGCGCATGAATCCGAAAGAACTGTTCGCAGCGCACATCGACACCGTGTGCGAGCACACGGAAAAAGCCCTGGCCGTGGCCGCGGCGAGCGAAGCTGCCTACGACGGCATCGTCTTCCACGCCGGAACCCAGGACAGCTATCACGCCGACGACAACGCCATTCCTTTCCGGCCGGTGCCGCACTTCGCGCGCTTCGCTCCCGTGCAGGGACCGGAGCACTTGCTCCTCTACCGTCCGGGCCCGGCCCCGCGCCTCTTCCAGGTGGTGCCCGAGGACTATTGGTACGAGCCGCCGGCGGAGCCGCAGCACCCCTACGCCGAGGTGCTCGAGGTCGAGCGTGTCGGGTCGCGCGAGGAAGCAGCCAAACGCATGGGGGACGTCTCGCGCTGCGCCTACATCGGCAACAACCCGCGGGCCGCGGCGGCACTGCGCATCCCGCTGCCGCAGATCGAGCCGAAGACCTTGGTCGCAGCCCTCGACTGGTACCGCGGCTTCAAGACGCCTTACGAAGTGCATTGCATCCGCGAAGCGGGACGCCGGGCCGCCGAGGGGCACCGGAAAGTGCGCGGCGGTTTCGCCGCGCGCGCCAGCGAACGACGCCTGCACGCCGACTACCTGGAAGCCACGGGGATGCTGGAGCTCCAGTCTCCCTACACGAACATCATCGCCTGGGACGAGGCTGCCGCCATCCTGCACTACCAGAGCAAGCGCACCAGCTCTCCGAGCCCAGGCGCCGTACTCCTCATCGATGCCGGCGCCGCCGAGCACGGCTACGCCAGCGACGTCACCCGCACCTACGCCAACGACCGGGCCCATCCGGTGTTCCGCGCCGCCCTGGACCGCATGGAGACCCTGCAGCGCGAGCTCGTGCAGAGCGTCCGCCCGGGTGGCTCTTACGTCGACCTGCAGGCGCAAACGCACCGCGGCGTGGCCGCCATCCTCTGCGACCTCGGCGTGCTGAAGGCGAAGCCCGACGACGCCGTCGCCCGCGGCCTGACGCGTCCCTTCTTCCCGCACGGCGTGGGCCATCATCTCGGGCTGCAGGTGCACGACGTCGGTGGCCGGCAGACCGATCCGCGGGGCGACCGGCGCGACCCGCCGCCGGGGGATCCGTATCTGCGCACGACGCGGGACCTCGACGTGGGGCACGTGCTCACCGTCGAGCCCGGCCTCTATTTCATCCCCATGCTTCTCGAGCCCTATCGCACTTCTGCCGATGCCGCTTTCGACTGGAAGCTCCTGGACCAGCTCATCCCCTATGGCGGCATCCGCATCGAAGACAACGTGCTCGTCACCGCGAAGGGGCAAGAGGACTTGACGCGTCCGCTCATCCCGGGACACCGGGAGGGCTGAGGTCCGACGTGCGCCGTTCGGCCCACACGACCCGCTCCCATGGGGGCGGGCTTCATCCCCTGCATGTCTTCTCCGGGCGCAAGAACGCCGGGACCTTGCTGCCGCCAGTGCGCTCGCAGCTCATCCTGCGCTGGAGCGCTCGCGCCTGCAGCGTTCTCGTCCTGGGCTCCCTCCTGGCCTTCGCGATCGGGACACGCCTCGATCTGTCGGCCCTGCAAGGGCGCGAACGCTTGCTGATGGGTTTGCTGGGGGGAACGTGCCTGGGATTGCTCCTGGCCTGGCGCTGGGAGGGCTGGGGAGGCGCGTTGTCCTTGCTCTCGCTCGGAACCTTCCACTTGGTCGAATGGGCCGCCACCGGGACATGGCCCGGTGGCTGGGCCTTCCCGGTGCTCGCCATGCCGGGGGCGCTCTTCGTCAGCGCACGCCTGGTCGGCGCCTACCGCGGCACCCGCCGCTCCTGAAGGAGGCGAGCAGCCGACACTGCCTGGCGCAGGAAAAAGGCGGGGCAGATCGCTCTGCCCCGCCCCCTGACGAGTGGCCTCTGCCTGCCCTGCCTTACTTCATCAACACCATCTTGCGTGCGATGTCGACGCCTGGAGAGGTGAGACGGTAGAAGTACGTACCCGAGGCGAGACCCTTGGCGCTGAAGGAGCGCTCGTAGGCGCCAGCGGGAAGCTCTTGGTCGACGACGGTTGCCACCGCACGACCGTTCGTGTCGTAAATCGTCAGCGTCACATGCCCCCGAGTCGGAACGGCGAACCGGATCGCGGTCATGGGATTAAACGGGTTCGGGACGTTCTGCTCGAGCGCACCGAGACGCGGCAGCCGGCGATCGTCGGCCGCATCGGTGACGATGTCCGCTTGCGGGTTGAACGTGGTCCAGCAGGCGGTCCACTGATCCGCCATCTCCACGTTCGGATCGAAGGCGCCACGGTACGTGACCACATCCAGGCCCGAGAGGTTCGGGTTGTTGAAGTCCGCCGTGCCGATGAGGATCGACCCTCCGGCAGGAACGGGATTCGGATCATTCAAATTCGTCATGTCCGTCAGCCCGAGGGTGCTCGGGTTGCGCGGCGCACTGCCGTTGTTGTTGAACGACGGCGTGTCGAAGAAGGCCTCGACGCCGGCCCAACGCGTGTGATCGTGCACCGAAGCGGATCCCGTAGGCATGAGCGTGGCGGCGATGCTCACATTGCGCCACTGCACGATGCCATCATTCGCCGCCTGTTGCGTGGTAGCGTCCCGCAAGCTCAGGCCCCAGAAGTAGCCCAGGAGCGCCGTGTTGTAGACCTTCAGGTGGCTCGACCGCCGCTGCACGGCACTGTACTGGAAGGTGTTCCCGATCGGCGTCGTTCCGATCAGGGCGTCCGTGCGTTCCGGCCCGACGAGCGTCGCGTTGCTGAAGACCACTTCGGTGAAAGGCGTCGCCGTCGAGGTCGCAGAGGCATCGTTGTCCGACTCGCATCCGTTGCTCTCGCCGGTCGGATCCCAGTAGTTGGGATCCTTCATGCCGAAGAGGAACTGGCACTTGCCCGAGAAGCCGAAGTCGGTGTCGAACTCGTCATCGGTACCGCCGAAGGCGACCAAGTACTTGCAGTTGACCGTGCCGCCGAACCACTCGTAGGAATCATCGAACGAGTAGCTGACCTGCACATGGTGGATCTCCGTCCCCGAGCCGACCCCGCCCATGGTCAGACCATTCACCTCGTTGTTCAGCTGGAAGCGGTAGCCGGGGTACTCGATGCGGACGTACTTGAAGCTACCGCTGTTGTCGTTGGCCACGTTGCCGCCGTAGCTGCCCTTGATGATCCCACCTTCGATCAAGGGCTCCACCTTGTTGGCCGGCGCCTTGCCCAGGATGATGACGCCACCCCAGTCGCCGCGGTTGCGCTGGCCCGCCGGCTTCAGGCTGGTGAACACGATGGGCTTGCAGCGTTGGCCGCTGGCGAAGATCTGCGCGCCACGCCGGATGACGAGGCAGGCGGCGGTGTCCCCGCGCACCACGGTGCCCGGTTGGATGGTGATCGAGGTCAGGGAGTCGACGTGGTACTGCCCGGTCAGCGTGTACAGGGTGTCCGCATACAAGACGCGGTTACCCACCTGATGGTACACGGTGCGGCCGCTGTTGAGACCCGGACCGATCACGACCGGGCCGTGGATGGGTTGCGCCTCGGCTGCCGCGCCCCACGCGACGGCCAAGGCCAAGAGCAGAGAGCTTTTTTTCTTCACTGACATACCTCCAGGATTCCACGCTGTCTCGAACCGCATGCTGTGAAGGCCAGCGTCGCTCGGCGACCGGGGCGCTGGCCTCGTTCCGCCCCCCCTCGGCACAGTCCACTGCGGCCGTGGTCGCCCTTGTCCTCATAAACCGAGAGCGAACTGCAACGACCAAATCGGTGCTCGCTCGTATCGCGCCCAGGTCGATCTCTCGGGCCCGGTCGTGTACACCTCGTCCTCGCCGAACAGATTCCTGACCGAGAGCTTGCCTTCCCAACGGGAGAGGAATCCCTGGGTGAGCGCGATCTCGAGCAGATCGCGGGATTCCTCGTAGACGTCCTCGTCACGTGTGTCACCCACGGCGTCGAGCCGCCGGCCCACTTTGCCGTACAGGACGTTGACGGACGTCCGTGTGCGCGGCTCGGAGTAGAGCAGCGAAACGTTCACCGACCAGGGGGATTGCCCCTGCATGACCCGTGTCTGCTGCGTGATGACGGGGTTGCCGGAAGGGTCCGTGCGCGAATCGGTGTACTCGATCTCGGACCAGATCCGGGTGTAGTTGCCGGTGACGGAGAAAGGCGCGAAGGCCGAACCGAAGGATCCGAGCCCCTTGCGCGCCTCGAGCTCGAACCCGTAGTTCTTGCCTTCGGGTGAATTGAACCAGGTACGAACGAAGCGCTCCGGAGAAGGAATCAGCTGCTCCTCGATGGCATCTTCCAGCTGCTTGTAGAAGAAGCTGCCCGCCAAGACCTCGCCCACCTGCGGGAAGAACTCCAGCCGCACGTCGTAGTTGTCGATGAGGGCTCGGCGCAGATTGGGATTCCCCTGCACGTTCTGCTCGTTGTCGAAGTCGTAATAGAGCACGTCCGCCAGCTCCCGGAACTCCGGGCGGTTCACCGAGCGTCCATAGGCCAGTCTGAGATTCGCTTCTTCCGTGGCGATCCAGGTCAGGTTCACCGAGGGCAGCCAATCGGTGTTCACGACCTTCGCGACCGTGAGATTCGTGCTGCCACTTTCCGGCTTGCTGCGCACCTCGATGTCCGAGTCTTCAACGCGGACGCCGCCGGCCAAGCGCAGGTTCTGTCCACCGAGAGTCTGGGGGCGGTCGACCATGCCGTAGGCCGCCCCCAGCTTGTGCTCGCCGTCATACGCGCCCGTGAAGGTGGTGATGGGGATGAACTGGAACTTGCCGGCACCGTAGTGGCTCGGGTCGAAGATCGTCTGGATCGGCTGCACGAGATACCCGTAGTTCTCCGGCGCGAGCCGCGACGGGTCGCTCGAATAGGCGTCGATGCCGTAGGTGCGGGTACGCCGATCCAGCAGACCGCCGGTCTTGAGCTTCGTCCCGCCGAACGGCAGGGTGAAGTCGGCCCCACCGCCCGTGGCTTCCTCGTCCAGGTCGGCCCACGTGCGGTAGTTGTTCTTGAGGGCGCTTCCCCCGGGCCTCAGCTCGTACTCCACTTCCTTGCGATTCGGCTCCTCCGCCTTGGATCGCGAGTAGTGCACCCGCCACTCCCCCAGCAGTCCGTGGAGCGACGGGATCTTGTGCTCCCCACCGAACTGCCCGAGGTAGAAGCTGCGCTGGTCCCATTCCGTGGTCTGTTTGTTCTGGAACTCACCGCTCGCGGGCAGGCCCGAGGAAAGGTTGATCTTTTCCTCGGCGGACTGATTGAAGTTGTTCTTGAAACTGAACTTGTGCAGGCCGCGCAGCTTGTAGTTGAGGTTGAGGAGTCCACCCCAGAGGACGAACCGCTGATAGCGTGTGCCCTCGAACGAGAAGAGTGGCACTCCCTGGTAGCTGGGACGCTGCTCGAAGTTGCTGGTCAGATAGCCGTTGCGGTAGGAGATGGCGCCGACGTAGCCCACCTCGTCGCTGCCCAAAGCGAAGCGATCGCCGTACGAAGCGTTGACGACCGAGTTGACCGGCGCCTTGCCGTCCGTCAGCGCCCAGTCGTTGGGGAGAACGCTGGCGAGCGCGTTGCCCTGCACAGGCGGTTCAGGCAACGCCCGGCTGCCGTCGTCGATCCCGAGCCAGTCATGACCGCCGCCGGCGGAATACCGCTTCGGCCGCGTGGTCGTATCGACGTCCCACCCCAGCCCTGCCTGAACCCGACCGGTCCGCTGGGTGGGGAAATCGAGGGTGTTGACCTGCACGAGACCGCCGCTGAAGTCCCCCGGCAGGTCGGGGGTGGCGGTTTTGACCACCACGGTGTTCTCGAGTAGGTTAGCCGGCACGAGATCGAAGGAGAAGCTCTTGCGGTCGACGTCGGTGTCGGTGCTGGTGACGCTGACGCCGTCGAGCGACGTGCTGTTGTAGCGATCCGTCACCCCACGCACGAAGACGAACTTGTTGTCGACGATGGAGACGCCGGTGACGCGCTTGAGCGCGTCCCCGGAGGTGGCGTCGGGCGAACGCTTGATCTGCTCGGCGCTCACGGCATCGCCGATGGTGGCCGCCTTCTGCCGTTCCGAGAGCACCGCGGCTTCGGTGGAAAGGACGCGCTGGGCCGAGACCACGACTTCTTCCTTCGCCTCTTCGACCTCCTCGCCCAGCGACACGTCGTACTGCACCGTTTCCCCGGCCTTGACGATCACGCCTTCGATGACCTTGGAGGTATAGCCGATGTAGGAGACGCGAAGCTGGTACGTCCCGGCCGGGACGTTGCGGATCGTGTACTTCCCTTCGACGTCGACGACGGCGCCCAGCGTCGTGCCCACCAGCAGCACGTTGGCGCCGATCAGTTCCTCGCCACTTTTCTGGTCGTGGACTTTCCCAGTCACCGTTCCCGTCTGCGCGAACGCGCGGCCTGGGAAGGGCAGCAGGATGGCGATCAGGGCGACCATGGCATACCTGCTCATGAGGGGCGCCACCCCTCGTCATGACGTGCCGATTCCAGGATCATTTCGCCGCAGGTCCATTTTCGGACATCACGGATTAACATGGCGTTAAATTCCCCTCATATGTTCGCCAGTAACGAATCCTTGGATCACACGGATGAACATGGCGTTAGATTCCCCTCATGCGTTCGTCGGGTACGGTCCTTGGATCGCGCACAGACGTGCAAGATCCCGCAGGAACCACCGGAAAATTTGACCAGGGGCGGCACGACAGAGGCAGCACGATCAGTTGTACTGGGCCAGCAGGTCCAACCCCTTTTTCGCGAGCTTGTTGTCGGGGTGCTGCTGGAGTACGACCTCGTAGTCGCGCTTCGCCTCTGCCTTGCGGTTGAGGGACACGAGCGCCTGTGCCCGGTACAGGCGCATCTCGACGTCGGATGGATCCAGGTCGAGCACGCGGTCGAGGTTGGGGACGGCTTGAGCCCAGTCCTTGTCCAGGAGGTCACCGACACTCAGATAACGGTAGGCCTGCAACAGCTCCTGCCGGTATTCCGTTTCCTGTCCGCTCGCCAGCCGAATCACCGCGCCGTAGGTGCGCCGCGCGGCACGCGTCGAATCCTGCAACACGTAGTTGGTGGCGAGAGAGTACTGAGCTGCGACGAACTCCGGACGCAGGAGCACCGCACGCCGCAGGGCCAGGCGGCTGGCTTCGTAGTCCTTGAGCTGCTGCCGGCACAGGGCGACATTCACCAGCGCACTGACCGAAGTCGAGTCCTGGGCGAGCTTGCGTTCGTAGCACTGCGCCGCCTGGGGCCAGCGTTTGAGGCGCATGAACGCCGATGCCGGCTCGGCCCAGTCCACGGACGAGGACGGTTCCTGCAGCGTACGCTCGAACCACGTCGCCGCCTGCGCATCGTCCTTCATGGCCAGGTGGCAGCGCCCCACCGCCACCGCGTCGGCTCCCTGCAGGGGCTGCACGGCATCGGCCTTCTGGTAGTACTCCAGGGCACGCGCGCACTGATCCGTGCCCGCGAGACCGCGGGCGGTCGCCAGGAGGGCCGGGGTCCAGTCGGCGCGGGTGCGCAGCACTTCGGCGCCCGCCGCGGCGAGCGCCGCGAGCTGGCTGGTGCCGGCGAGATCGTCGAGGTACTGGCTCACGACCTCGCTGTCCTCCGGGTGCCGCTGCACGTAGCCCGCGAGCGCTTTGGCCGACGCTCCCGGTTGCTTGGCCATGTGGTAGAGCTTGCCGAGCTGCAGCGCCGCCACGTCGTTCGCAGGATCCTGCCGTAGCACTTGTTGATAGTGCCGTCCCGCCTCCGCCCACCGGCGGTTGCGCTGGTCGATCTCCGCCAGACGCAGACGGGGCTCCACTTGCAACGAGTCCAATTGCAGCGAGCGTCGCAGCTGCTCCACACCCATCGCCTCGGCGCCCTGCTTGAGGTAGGCGTCGGCCAGGGCGGTGTAGACAGCCGGTTCCTCGGGTGCCGCCTCGCGAGCGAGCGTTAGGGTGCGGATGGCCTCGGAGAGGTCACCCCCTACGATTTGCGCTCGCCCCTTCTCGAGCAGTGCCTGACTCGAAGGGGTCTCGTCGCCGGCGCCGCGGCCCCAAACGGGAACGGCGATCACTGTGCAACAGAATATGGCGAGGGCAAGTGCGGGAAGGGACCTCATGATGTCTCTCCTCTCACTTCAGGTGCACGAGTCGCACCGGCATGGTGGCCGGCACGAGCCCGGCATCCAGAACCTGCTTCTGCCCAGGAGCACTGGCGAGGAATGCAGAGAATCCGGCAGCCAGGGACGATCGCTTGTTGAATAGGACGGTGATGGGGTAGTGGAATGGGTACAGCCCACCGTGCACGTTGGCTTGGTGCAGAGCGTGAACGACGGGATGCCCACTGGCGTCGAGGTCGGCAATCGCCAAACAGCGGACCGAACCGGCCGCGGCGGGGGCGACACCGTTCGCCCAACCCGGCTCGCCCGTCGCGGCAGCTGCCTGGATGCCCGCAGCACGAGCTCTCCACGCGGCGACCGAGACGACTCCCAGCGCACCGGGCGAAGTGGCGACGGTCCGGAGCACCTCGCCCTGCGTGGCCTCGATCCGCGTCGGTTGCGGCACATCGAGACCGGGAAAGAACCGCGTTGCGAGCAGCTGCCAGGCGCCTGATTCGCGGTCGGTCAGCACCACGGTGATGGGGCCCGAGAGCCCCGCGGCCGGAAGGGCGCTCCAATCCCGCGTGCGGCCCGCGAGAAGGTCGCCGACTTGCTGCGTCGATACGCTCTCTAGATCGTTCGCCTTGTTGACGAGGAACGCGAGTGCATCCTCACCGATGTCGACGCGTTCGAGCTCCAGCGACGCGAGCGCAGCCTCTTCTTGCGCGTCCGGGGAGCGATCGACGACGACGAGAGCAGCGCTGCCAACGACGACGGCGGCGAAGGCCCGACGGGTCGAGACGGGTCGCACCGTCACCGCCGCCCGCGTGTACAGGCTGTTGAACAGCTCTGCTTGCCGGGCGAGAAGCGGCGCGTGCGCTTCCGAGACCGCGACCTCCAGCTGTCCCTGGGTCGGAGTTTCCCGCGCCTCCGGGTGGCACCCTGCCACGCCGTGCAGGGCGACGACCGCGGCGAGCCACGGACCCATGCTTCTGCCCTCAAGAATCGGCATCACGCTCCCACGACCTCGGTCGGCGCCGTCGCGACTTCAGGCGCGTCACGAAATAGCGATTGATACCCAGGAGCACGAGGACGGCGCCGAAAGCCGAGTCCAGCGTTCTCGAAGCACCGGATTGCCACAGACCCGTCAACAGCACGCCGCCGGCAGCGGCGCAGAGGAGCGCCACTCCGTACCCGACGTAGCGCGAGCTCCTCGACACCTCGATCGCGTTCAGCCCTCGAGGTGAAACGTGAACTTGACGGGAAACCATACGGCCACCGCTCCGGTGTTCATGAGCGCCGGTGTGAAAACCCATTGTTTGGCGGCGTCGATCACCGCTTGGTTGAACGCCTCGGAAGGCGTCTTGAGGATGACGACGTCCTTGACCTTGCCCTCTTTGTCGATCCACAGCTTGGCGAAGACCGAGCCTTCGATCCCGGACTGCTTCGCGGCGTCGGGATAGGCCGGCTCGACACGCGTCACGACCTGCGGCTCCTTTTCGATAGGCACGAAATCCGGCGGGGGTTCCTCCACCTGGATGTTGCCGACGTCCAGGTCTTGCTCGACCTCGGTACCCGTTCCAACGCCTGTGTCCACCACCGGCGCCGCCAGTTCCTCTTGCGTCGGAAACATCTGCTCCGGAGGGGCTTCCTCGTCGGCCACCGGCACCGGGACTCCGATGGTCGGTTTGACCTGCGCCGTGGGCAACGACACCGCCACCGCCGCTGGAGCATTGGCACTGGAGATGGAGGGCGGCGGTCCGAGCTCGCTGTACTTCATGACGCGGACGGTGCGCGTGGGCGGCTCCTCGCCCCCGAAGCGCCCCGCAGCCCACCAACCGCCGACGAGCAGGAAGTGCAGCAAACCGGCGGCAGCGAGAGCCCAAGCCATGTAACGATGCGCGACCAGCTTGAGCTCGCGCGCACCGTAGGCACTGCCGGTGATGAAGTCGATACTCATCGTCGTGCACCACTTTCCCCGCTCACGGACTCGCCGTGCCCTCGATCAGTTGCCGATCGAAATCCCTGAAGGGAGCCAGGCTGAAGCGGGTGATGCTGGCCAGGTTCAGTTCGTCCATGACATCGACCATCGATTTGTACGTGCTCGCGCGGTCCACCTTCACCAAGCAAATCAGTTTGGGATTCGCCGCCAAGCTCTGCACCAGCATCGGCCGCAGCTTCGGGAACTCGATGACCTGGGGCGGCTCGACGCCGAAATTCCAGTACAGCTGGTCCCCTTTGGCGACTCGCAGAGTCAGTAGAT
Protein-coding sequences here:
- a CDS encoding tetratricopeptide repeat protein, with amino-acid sequence MRSLPALALAIFCCTVIAVPVWGRGAGDETPSSQALLEKGRAQIVGGDLSEAIRTLTLAREAAPEEPAVYTALADAYLKQGAEAMGVEQLRRSLQLDSLQVEPRLRLAEIDQRNRRWAEAGRHYQQVLRQDPANDVAALQLGKLYHMAKQPGASAKALAGYVQRHPEDSEVVSQYLDDLAGTSQLAALAAAGAEVLRTRADWTPALLATARGLAGTDQCARALEYYQKADAVQPLQGADAVAVGRCHLAMKDDAQAATWFERTLQEPSSSVDWAEPASAFMRLKRWPQAAQCYERKLAQDSTSVSALVNVALCRQQLKDYEASRLALRRAVLLRPEFVAAQYSLATNYVLQDSTRAARRTYGAVIRLASGQETEYRQELLQAYRYLSVGDLLDKDWAQAVPNLDRVLDLDPSDVEMRLYRAQALVSLNRKAEAKRDYEVVLQQHPDNKLAKKGLDLLAQYN
- a CDS encoding T9SS type A sorting domain-containing protein, producing the protein MKKKSSLLLALAVAWGAAAEAQPIHGPVVIGPGLNSGRTVYHQVGNRVLYADTLYTLTGQYHVDSLTSITIQPGTVVRGDTAACLVIRRGAQIFASGQRCKPIVFTSLKPAGQRNRGDWGGVIILGKAPANKVEPLIEGGIIKGSYGGNVANDNSGSFKYVRIEYPGYRFQLNNEVNGLTMGGVGSGTEIHHVQVSYSFDDSYEWFGGTVNCKYLVAFGGTDDEFDTDFGFSGKCQFLFGMKDPNYWDPTGESNGCESDNDASATSTATPFTEVVFSNATLVGPERTDALIGTTPIGNTFQYSAVQRRSSHLKVYNTALLGYFWGLSLRDATTQQAANDGIVQWRNVSIAATLMPTGSASVHDHTRWAGVEAFFDTPSFNNNGSAPRNPSTLGLTDMTNLNDPNPVPAGGSILIGTADFNNPNLSGLDVVTYRGAFDPNVEMADQWTACWTTFNPQADIVTDAADDRRLPRLGALEQNVPNPFNPMTAIRFAVPTRGHVTLTIYDTNGRAVATVVDQELPAGAYERSFSAKGLASGTYFYRLTSPGVDIARKMVLMK
- a CDS encoding substrate-binding domain-containing protein; amino-acid sequence: MGPWLAAVVALHGVAGCHPEARETPTQGQLEVAVSEAHAPLLARQAELFNSLYTRAAVTVRPVSTRRAFAAVVVGSAALVVVDRSPDAQEEAALASLELERVDIGEDALAFLVNKANDLESVSTQQVGDLLAGRTRDWSALPAAGLSGPITVVLTDRESGAWQLLATRFFPGLDVPQPTRIEATQGEVLRTVATSPGALGVVSVAAWRARAAGIQAAAATGEPGWANGVAPAAAGSVRCLAIADLDASGHPVVHALHQANVHGGLYPFHYPITVLFNKRSSLAAGFSAFLASAPGQKQVLDAGLVPATMPVRLVHLK
- a CDS encoding TonB-dependent receptor, which encodes MSRYAMVALIAILLPFPGRAFAQTGTVTGKVHDQKSGEELIGANVLLVGTTLGAVVDVEGKYTIRNVPAGTYQLRVSYIGYTSKVIEGVIVKAGETVQYDVSLGEEVEEAKEEVVVSAQRVLSTEAAVLSERQKAATIGDAVSAEQIKRSPDATSGDALKRVTGVSIVDNKFVFVRGVTDRYNSTSLDGVSVTSTDTDVDRKSFSFDLVPANLLENTVVVKTATPDLPGDFSGGLVQVNTLDFPTQRTGRVQAGLGWDVDTTTRPKRYSAGGGHDWLGIDDGSRALPEPPVQGNALASVLPNDWALTDGKAPVNSVVNASYGDRFALGSDEVGYVGAISYRNGYLTSNFEQRPSYQGVPLFSFEGTRYQRFVLWGGLLNLNYKLRGLHKFSFKNNFNQSAEEKINLSSGLPASGEFQNKQTTEWDQRSFYLGQFGGEHKIPSLHGLLGEWRVHYSRSKAEEPNRKEVEYELRPGGSALKNNYRTWADLDEEATGGGADFTLPFGGTKLKTGGLLDRRTRTYGIDAYSSDPSRLAPENYGYLVQPIQTIFDPSHYGAGKFQFIPITTFTGAYDGEHKLGAAYGMVDRPQTLGGQNLRLAGGVRVEDSDIEVRSKPESGSTNLTVAKVVNTDWLPSVNLTWIATEEANLRLAYGRSVNRPEFRELADVLYYDFDNEQNVQGNPNLRRALIDNYDVRLEFFPQVGEVLAGSFFYKQLEDAIEEQLIPSPERFVRTWFNSPEGKNYGFELEARKGLGSFGSAFAPFSVTGNYTRIWSEIEYTDSRTDPSGNPVITQQTRVMQGQSPWSVNVSLLYSEPRTRTSVNVLYGKVGRRLDAVGDTRDEDVYEESRDLLEIALTQGFLSRWEGKLSVRNLFGEDEVYTTGPERSTWARYERAPIWSLQFALGL
- a CDS encoding TonB family protein, which gives rise to MSIDFITGSAYGARELKLVAHRYMAWALAAAGLLHFLLVGGWWAAGRFGGEEPPTRTVRVMKYSELGPPPSISSANAPAAVAVSLPTAQVKPTIGVPVPVADEEAPPEQMFPTQEELAAPVVDTGVGTGTEVEQDLDVGNIQVEEPPPDFVPIEKEPQVVTRVEPAYPDAAKQSGIEGSVFAKLWIDKEGKVKDVVILKTPSEAFNQAVIDAAKQWVFTPALMNTGAVAVWFPVKFTFHLEG
- the pepQ gene encoding Xaa-Pro dipeptidase; its protein translation is MNPKELFAAHIDTVCEHTEKALAVAAASEAAYDGIVFHAGTQDSYHADDNAIPFRPVPHFARFAPVQGPEHLLLYRPGPAPRLFQVVPEDYWYEPPAEPQHPYAEVLEVERVGSREEAAKRMGDVSRCAYIGNNPRAAAALRIPLPQIEPKTLVAALDWYRGFKTPYEVHCIREAGRRAAEGHRKVRGGFAARASERRLHADYLEATGMLELQSPYTNIIAWDEAAAILHYQSKRTSSPSPGAVLLIDAGAAEHGYASDVTRTYANDRAHPVFRAALDRMETLQRELVQSVRPGGSYVDLQAQTHRGVAAILCDLGVLKAKPDDAVARGLTRPFFPHGVGHHLGLQVHDVGGRQTDPRGDRRDPPPGDPYLRTTRDLDVGHVLTVEPGLYFIPMLLEPYRTSADAAFDWKLLDQLIPYGGIRIEDNVLVTAKGQEDLTRPLIPGHREG
- a CDS encoding biopolymer transporter ExbD; the protein is MAGSDVGAPRQARHGKKLHKGRRRLNVRIDMTPMVDVVMLLITFFMLTTVFNRPQTMEINMPGDETPVEVAESNLLTLRVAKGDQLYWNFGVEPPQVIEFPKLRPMLVQSLAANPKLICLVKVDRASTYKSMVDVMDELNLASITRFSLAPFRDFDRQLIEGTASP